One Candidatus Ornithobacterium hominis genomic region harbors:
- a CDS encoding copper resistance protein NlpE encodes MSTKKDVNANIEDEDNDKIHFQDSKIWQGRYSGILPCSDCDGIEIIIFLKPKKKYTLQMSYLNSSEPEVKEKGSFSWLDANNILFDNEEAMEFMVGEDRLWLLKSKAIPEMKLANNAQYILQKNEKP; translated from the coding sequence ATGAGTACCAAGAAGGATGTAAATGCAAATATAGAGGATGAAGATAATGATAAGATTCATTTTCAAGATTCAAAAATCTGGCAAGGTCGCTACTCTGGTATTCTTCCTTGTTCAGACTGTGATGGTATAGAAATCATTATTTTTTTAAAGCCTAAAAAAAAATATACACTGCAGATGAGCTACCTCAATTCATCTGAGCCAGAAGTGAAAGAGAAGGGAAGTTTCAGTTGGTTAGACGCTAATAATATTTTATTTGATAATGAAGAAGCAATGGAATTTATGGTAGGTGAAGACCGCTTGTGGCTATTGAAAAGTAAAGCGATTCCAGAAATGAAATTAGCTAATAATGCACAATACATTTTACAAAAAAATGAAAAGCCTTAG
- a CDS encoding MotA/TolQ/ExbB proton channel family protein: MQNIDSTQLLQEMLTSTAQEVSIYEMIGQGGWFGSTILVILFILFLFAIYLFVERYLSIKKSSHSDPNFIHNIRDLVHDGKINAAVELCRRTHTPEARMIEKGILRIGRPLKEISDSIENRGKLEVYKLEKNINYLATISGAAPMIGFLGTVVGMIMSFAEIANTAGQVDPKLLSSGIYIAMFTTAAGLIVGISAYLFYNFLVMKVNKSVHQMESTVTDFLDVLNEPIN, from the coding sequence ATGCAGAATATAGACAGTACACAGCTTTTACAGGAAATGCTTACCTCTACCGCACAAGAAGTTTCGATTTACGAGATGATAGGGCAGGGAGGCTGGTTTGGTAGCACCATTCTTGTGATTCTTTTCATCCTATTTCTTTTCGCTATTTATCTATTTGTAGAGCGTTATTTATCCATCAAAAAATCGTCTCACAGCGACCCCAACTTTATACACAACATTCGAGATTTGGTGCACGACGGGAAAATCAATGCTGCGGTAGAACTTTGTAGGCGCACCCACACCCCCGAAGCTCGAATGATTGAAAAAGGGATTTTACGCATCGGTCGGCCACTCAAGGAAATCAGTGATTCTATTGAAAACAGAGGAAAACTAGAAGTTTATAAATTAGAAAAAAATATCAACTATCTAGCTACCATCTCTGGAGCGGCTCCCATGATTGGATTTTTGGGTACAGTGGTAGGGATGATTATGTCTTTTGCTGAAATTGCCAACACAGCTGGCCAAGTAGATCCTAAACTTTTAAGCTCAGGTATTTATATCGCAATGTTTACCACCGCAGCAGGTTTGATTGTAGGCATTAGTGCTTATCTTTTTTATAATTTCTTAGTAATGAAAGTGAATAAATCTGTTCATCAGATGGAATCAACCGTGACGGATTTCTTGGATGTATTGAATGAACCCATAAATTAA
- a CDS encoding copper resistance protein NlpE N-terminal domain-containing protein, producing the protein MKSLRKFLLFSALAIIASCNPKREAETTAVKLDTLANGEIIGGSKTKNVLSWAGDYVGNIPSASSIGMKMKLSLSAFGKYNLEIKTLNDDPKENKTHRYHGKIKWHKDSTTLSLVDFDSLSNKFRLNENELIYLNPDGTPNSGSLAEFYRLKKVVK; encoded by the coding sequence ATGAAAAGCCTTAGAAAATTTTTGTTATTTTCAGCCTTGGCTATCATAGCTTCTTGCAATCCCAAGAGAGAAGCAGAGACTACAGCCGTAAAACTGGATACATTGGCAAACGGTGAAATCATTGGCGGTTCTAAAACAAAAAATGTATTGTCTTGGGCGGGAGATTATGTAGGCAACATTCCCTCAGCCAGCAGTATCGGAATGAAAATGAAGCTATCACTCAGTGCCTTTGGTAAGTACAATTTGGAAATAAAAACACTGAACGACGACCCTAAAGAAAATAAAACTCATCGTTACCATGGTAAAATTAAATGGCACAAAGATAGTACAACGCTTTCTTTGGTTGATTTTGATTCATTGTCTAATAAATTCAGGTTGAATGAAAATGAATTGATTTATCTCAACCCTGATGGCACACCCAATAGTGGAAGTTTGGCTGAATTTTATAGGCTTAAAAAAGTTGTAAAATAG
- a CDS encoding ExbD/TolR family protein has product MDLSSRNKISPDFSMSSMTDIVFLLLIFFMLTSTMVSTNVLDLTLPQADGNAVGSNPIVISIDNDSHYFLGKEPILKENLAKTLAQALADKTEKSFIVQAEENTATKEVVYVMDIANKNQYKMALATKPNQE; this is encoded by the coding sequence ATGGATTTAAGCAGTAGAAATAAAATTAGCCCAGACTTCAGCATGTCTTCGATGACAGATATTGTATTTCTGTTATTGATTTTTTTCATGCTAACCTCCACCATGGTTTCCACCAATGTCTTGGATTTGACTCTACCCCAAGCCGATGGCAATGCCGTAGGAAGCAATCCTATTGTGATAAGCATTGATAATGATAGCCATTATTTCTTGGGCAAAGAACCTATTCTAAAAGAAAACTTAGCTAAAACTCTAGCGCAAGCTTTAGCCGATAAGACTGAAAAATCTTTCATCGTACAAGCAGAAGAAAATACAGCAACTAAAGAAGTCGTTTACGTTATGGATATTGCAAATAAAAATCAATATAAAATGGCACTAGCCACAAAACCAAACCAAGAATGA